One stretch of Acidobacteriota bacterium DNA includes these proteins:
- a CDS encoding carboxyl transferase domain-containing protein, whose amino-acid sequence MSWETEVDEIKHRIELAKQLGGEANVARHHANGKLTVRERIEKLLDPNSFHETGALAGKVSYENGEIASFIPSNFVFGTGRINNRKVVVGGDDFTVRGGAADGAIGYKMPYAERLARDLRLPMIRLVDGTGGGGSVKTIETMGRTYVPPLHGWDISVAMLAEVPVVSACLGSVAGLGAVRVVNSHFSVMVKGTSQLFVAGPPVVERSIGEKVSKEELGGSHIHAHGSGCVDNEVASEEEAFAEIRRFLSYLPTNVWQLADRQVTGDHPNRREADLISIIPKDRKRGYNVRRLLNLIVDRDSFFEIGRYYGKPLVVGLARLDGYAVGVMANDPHFLGGGLDADGCEKMTRFVDLCDTFHLPVVNFVDQPGFIVGTRAERAGTARYGARAIAAIYQARVPWVSLLIRRCYGVAGAAHGDTNALNLRYAWPSGDWGSLPIEGGVMAAYRRDIESSPDPDARRQEIEDMLNELRSPMRTAEAFGIEEIIDPRDTRPILCDWIETAYGLLPTQIGIKGRGFRP is encoded by the coding sequence TTGAGTTGGGAAACAGAAGTTGACGAGATCAAACATCGCATAGAACTCGCCAAGCAGTTGGGCGGTGAAGCCAATGTCGCGCGCCATCACGCAAACGGCAAACTCACGGTTCGCGAACGCATTGAAAAACTTTTAGACCCCAATTCATTTCATGAAACCGGCGCGCTTGCCGGAAAAGTCTCTTATGAAAATGGCGAAATCGCGTCTTTCATCCCGTCAAATTTTGTCTTCGGCACAGGGCGCATTAACAACCGCAAAGTGGTAGTCGGCGGCGATGATTTCACGGTGCGCGGTGGCGCGGCTGATGGCGCAATCGGCTATAAGATGCCTTATGCCGAACGACTCGCAAGAGACCTGCGACTACCGATGATTCGCCTGGTTGATGGCACGGGTGGCGGTGGCAGCGTAAAAACCATTGAAACCATGGGACGAACTTATGTGCCGCCACTTCACGGCTGGGATATATCGGTGGCGATGCTCGCAGAAGTTCCGGTCGTTAGTGCATGTCTCGGTTCGGTCGCCGGACTCGGCGCGGTTCGTGTAGTCAATTCACACTTTTCGGTGATGGTCAAAGGCACGTCGCAACTCTTTGTCGCCGGACCTCCGGTTGTCGAACGAAGCATTGGTGAAAAGGTGAGCAAAGAAGAACTCGGCGGTTCGCACATTCACGCGCATGGCAGCGGTTGCGTCGATAACGAAGTCGCCAGCGAAGAAGAAGCCTTTGCAGAGATTCGCCGTTTTCTTTCTTATTTGCCGACCAATGTCTGGCAACTCGCCGACCGCCAAGTAACCGGCGATCATCCGAATCGCCGTGAAGCGGATTTAATTTCGATTATCCCCAAAGACCGGAAACGCGGATACAACGTGCGCCGCCTGCTCAATTTGATTGTTGACCGCGATTCGTTTTTTGAAATCGGAAGATATTACGGCAAACCTTTGGTTGTGGGTTTGGCGCGACTCGATGGTTATGCGGTTGGCGTGATGGCAAACGACCCGCATTTTTTAGGCGGTGGTCTGGATGCGGATGGTTGCGAAAAGATGACGCGCTTTGTCGATTTGTGCGACACCTTTCATTTGCCTGTCGTGAATTTCGTTGACCAGCCGGGTTTCATCGTTGGCACCCGCGCCGAACGCGCCGGAACCGCGCGATATGGCGCGCGGGCGATTGCCGCGATTTATCAAGCGCGCGTCCCCTGGGTGAGCCTGTTGATTCGTCGTTGTTACGGCGTAGCAGGCGCTGCCCACGGTGATACCAATGCTTTGAATTTACGTTATGCCTGGCCCTCGGGCGATTGGGGTTCGCTTCCCATCGAAGGCGGCGTAATGGCGGCTTATCGTAGGGACATCGAATCATCGCCAGACCCCGATGCGCGGCGACAAGAAATCGAAGATATGTTGAACGAGTTACGTTCGCCGATGCGAACCGCCGAGGCTTTCGGCATCGAAGAGATCATCGACCCACGCGACACCCGCCCGATTTTGTGCGATTGGATTGAAACCGCTTATGGATTATTGCCCACACAAATCGGCATCAAGGGGCGTGGCTTTCGCCCATAA
- a CDS encoding c-type cytochrome has translation MKSVKQHLPFALLGLWTGSLIFTFCLTGSEKTRAAVQQSQNQMILAGGKIFNPTCSSGYCHGNEGFGGSAPTLRGKRYTTEYLTKVISDGVSGTPMPPFKNNYSKKEIEQLVAYVMWISKTEPNKPLPKLSGNDKGKTETAKQPEKSEPAKSEAVKSTVETVADANQLRGDAANGKFLFFDAANERSCRACHLFQGRGGKLGPDLTNIGSKTPRELYLSVTEPHTQITQGYESITIFTKSGERITGIKREENADAIKLFDTATVPPVLRNILKAEVAKVESQTGTPMPGDFAKRYTQKQLLDLITFLKSTNQTAFTVTLKDIQ, from the coding sequence ATGAAAAGCGTTAAACAGCATTTGCCCTTTGCGCTTTTAGGTCTTTGGACAGGGAGTTTGATTTTTACTTTTTGTCTTACCGGCAGTGAAAAAACCCGTGCTGCGGTACAGCAATCGCAAAATCAGATGATTTTGGCGGGCGGTAAAATTTTTAATCCGACTTGCAGCAGTGGCTATTGTCACGGCAATGAGGGATTCGGCGGCAGCGCGCCGACGCTTCGCGGCAAACGCTATACGACCGAGTACCTCACAAAAGTAATCAGCGATGGCGTATCCGGTACACCCATGCCGCCGTTTAAAAACAATTATTCCAAGAAAGAAATCGAACAACTGGTGGCTTATGTGATGTGGATTTCAAAGACTGAGCCGAACAAACCGTTGCCGAAACTATCGGGAAACGATAAAGGGAAAACCGAGACCGCAAAACAACCTGAAAAATCCGAGCCAGCTAAAAGCGAAGCAGTGAAATCGACAGTTGAAACAGTCGCCGATGCCAATCAACTTCGCGGCGATGCAGCCAACGGCAAGTTTTTGTTTTTTGATGCGGCGAATGAAAGAAGTTGTCGCGCCTGTCACCTATTTCAAGGACGCGGCGGAAAACTCGGTCCCGATTTAACCAACATCGGTTCTAAAACTCCGCGTGAACTTTATTTGAGCGTAACCGAACCGCATACCCAGATCACCCAGGGTTATGAATCGATCACCATTTTCACAAAAAGCGGAGAGCGCATCACCGGAATCAAGCGAGAAGAAAATGCGGATGCGATAAAACTATTCGATACCGCGACGGTTCCGCCTGTGCTGAGAAATATTTTGAAAGCCGAGGTCGCAAAAGTTGAATCGCAAACAGGAACGCCGATGCCCGGAGACTTTGCAAAACGCTACACGCAAAAACAGTTGCTTGATTTGATTACCTTTTTGAAATCGACGAATCAAACGGCATTTACCGTCACCTTGAAAGATATTCAATAA
- a CDS encoding PQQ-dependent dehydrogenase, methanol/ethanol family, which yields MQMPLLHIRRTVSRPAFLQSKNFLILVLFIGLILSQSANAQELTGERLVKADKEPQNWLTYFGTYNGWRYSTLDQINRDNVKQLAPVWAFQTGKIEGGLNATPLVVDGVLYLVGSYNRVFALNAVTGERLWNYFYKLPQGTIPYGVSVRGIAVGYGLVFMGTLDNHMIALDAKTGREVWDVEIEDVKQCGCNVTGAPIVVKDKVIVGVTGGDSAHRGYLNAFDAKTGRHAWRFYTIPGPGEPGFETWDKESWRFGGGATWMVGTFDPELNLLYWGVGNPAADFYPDDRKGDNLYTDCIVALDPDTGKLKWYYQEVPHDAYDFDSAYEPILFDGAVDGAKRKLLAHTNKGGYVFIIDRTNGKFINAWKHVENANWVQKIDKDGKQIGRLEVPPDKSTLVCPHWGGGRSFNHASYSPRTNLLYNHGIEWCGLIMPRKQEPKEGMGYVGGTIIAKPPPSGEITAHLDAFDPVSGAKKWSWKTKYPILSSLLTTAGDLLMTGDVEGRFLIFDAKTGEQLYSFNTGSGLRGGPITYAVNGKQYIAVPSGLGSIFVSGMAATWPEARNFPAGSTLFVFALPDAAMNKPASTGK from the coding sequence ATGCAGATGCCATTGCTTCACATCCGTCGAACGGTTTCACGCCCAGCTTTTTTGCAAAGTAAAAATTTTCTTATTTTAGTTTTGTTTATTGGTTTGATTTTATCTCAATCTGCAAATGCTCAGGAACTCACAGGCGAACGCCTCGTCAAAGCCGATAAAGAACCGCAAAACTGGCTCACCTATTTCGGAACCTATAATGGCTGGCGCTACAGCACCCTTGATCAAATCAATCGCGATAACGTCAAACAACTCGCTCCCGTTTGGGCTTTTCAAACCGGCAAAATCGAAGGCGGGTTGAACGCTACGCCGCTTGTCGTTGACGGAGTTCTTTATCTTGTCGGTTCATACAATCGCGTCTTTGCATTGAACGCCGTGACCGGCGAACGATTATGGAATTACTTTTATAAATTGCCGCAGGGGACTATTCCTTACGGCGTTTCGGTGCGCGGCATCGCGGTCGGTTACGGGTTGGTGTTTATGGGAACCCTCGATAATCACATGATTGCGCTTGATGCTAAAACCGGACGGGAAGTCTGGGATGTCGAAATCGAAGATGTGAAGCAATGCGGTTGCAACGTTACCGGCGCGCCGATTGTGGTGAAAGATAAAGTCATCGTCGGCGTGACCGGCGGCGACAGCGCGCATCGCGGATACTTGAATGCCTTTGACGCCAAGACCGGTCGCCACGCCTGGCGGTTCTACACCATACCGGGACCCGGCGAACCGGGATTTGAAACCTGGGACAAAGAATCCTGGCGATTCGGCGGCGGCGCAACCTGGATGGTCGGCACTTTCGACCCCGAACTCAATTTACTCTACTGGGGCGTCGGAAACCCGGCAGCAGATTTTTACCCGGATGACCGCAAAGGCGATAACCTTTACACCGACTGCATCGTCGCGCTCGACCCCGACACCGGCAAATTGAAATGGTACTATCAGGAAGTTCCGCACGATGCTTATGATTTCGATTCGGCATATGAACCGATTCTATTCGACGGGGCGGTTGATGGCGCAAAACGAAAATTGCTGGCGCACACCAACAAAGGCGGCTACGTATTTATTATTGACCGCACCAATGGCAAATTTATCAACGCCTGGAAACACGTCGAGAATGCCAACTGGGTACAAAAGATTGATAAGGATGGGAAACAAATTGGCAGGTTAGAAGTCCCGCCCGATAAAAGCACGCTGGTTTGTCCGCACTGGGGCGGCGGGCGCAGTTTTAATCACGCTTCATACAGCCCGCGAACCAATCTGCTCTACAATCACGGCATTGAATGGTGCGGGTTGATTATGCCCCGAAAGCAGGAACCCAAAGAAGGCATGGGGTATGTCGGGGGAACGATTATCGCCAAGCCGCCTCCGAGCGGAGAAATCACTGCGCACCTTGATGCTTTCGACCCGGTGAGCGGCGCGAAGAAATGGAGTTGGAAAACCAAGTATCCGATTCTCTCATCGCTGCTGACCACTGCCGGAGATTTATTGATGACCGGCGATGTTGAAGGCAGGTTTCTGATTTTCGATGCCAAAACCGGCGAGCAACTTTATTCATTCAATACCGGCTCAGGGCTTCGCGGGGGTCCCATCACTTATGCGGTTAATGGCAAACAATATATCGCAGTGCCTTCGGGACTCGGTTCGATTTTTGTAAGCGGTATGGCTGCGACCTGGCCCGAAGCGCGAAACTTTCCCGCAGGCTCGACGCTGTTTGTGTTTGCCTTGCCGGATGCGGCAATGAATAAACCGGCATCAACCGGCAAGTAA
- a CDS encoding thiolase family protein, with product MSEAVIIDAIRAPIGRFNGAFRETRPDILLAHALEGLTQRSGIDKAKIEDVIIGCVTQVNEQGINIARRTALLAGFPIQVPGVALNRFCSSAQQSIHFAAQAIAAGDHNYIIAGGVENMTRCQMGSDGAAVWKNIYLSMREQHDLVHQGESAELLAEKYGITRLEVDDYSARSHALAAAAAKAGNHTEIIPTPGLDSEGKNISLARDEGIRESINMEKMATLPTVFRPNGDGVVTAANSSQISDGAAVALIANREVAEADGFKPRARFRARVVVGSDPKFQLDGVIPATKLALEKAGLQLADIDRIEINEAFATVVLSWARELNPNMEKVNAWGGAIAHGHPLGATGAVLMSKLLAELEATNGQFGLQVMCAGHGMATATIIERIQ from the coding sequence ATGTCAGAAGCAGTAATTATCGATGCGATACGCGCGCCGATTGGCAGGTTTAATGGCGCATTTCGCGAAACCCGCCCGGATATTTTACTCGCCCACGCGCTTGAAGGTTTAACCCAACGCAGTGGCATTGATAAAGCGAAAATCGAAGATGTCATCATCGGTTGTGTGACGCAAGTCAATGAACAGGGAATCAATATTGCCCGTCGCACGGCGCTGCTTGCGGGCTTTCCGATTCAGGTTCCCGGCGTGGCTCTGAATCGCTTTTGCAGTTCCGCCCAACAATCCATTCATTTTGCTGCACAGGCAATTGCCGCAGGCGACCACAACTACATCATCGCCGGCGGCGTCGAAAACATGACTCGTTGTCAGATGGGAAGCGATGGCGCAGCGGTCTGGAAAAATATTTATCTCTCGATGCGTGAACAACACGACCTCGTGCATCAAGGTGAAAGCGCCGAACTCTTAGCAGAAAAATATGGCATCACTCGCCTAGAGGTGGATGACTATTCAGCGCGAAGCCATGCACTGGCGGCAGCCGCCGCAAAAGCAGGCAATCATACCGAAATCATTCCTACACCCGGACTCGATAGTGAAGGCAAAAATATTTCGCTCGCTCGTGATGAAGGCATTCGCGAATCCATCAATATGGAAAAGATGGCAACCTTGCCAACCGTCTTTCGTCCGAATGGCGATGGTGTCGTCACCGCCGCGAATTCGAGTCAAATATCGGATGGCGCAGCCGTGGCTTTAATTGCCAATCGCGAAGTTGCCGAAGCCGACGGTTTCAAACCGCGCGCACGCTTTCGCGCCAGAGTCGTCGTCGGTTCCGATCCGAAATTCCAATTGGACGGCGTGATTCCCGCGACCAAACTCGCTTTGGAAAAAGCCGGTTTACAACTCGCGGATATTGACCGCATTGAAATCAACGAAGCCTTTGCAACCGTGGTGCTCTCGTGGGCGCGTGAATTGAATCCGAATATGGAAAAGGTAAATGCCTGGGGCGGCGCGATTGCTCATGGTCATCCGCTTGGCGCGACCGGTGCAGTGTTGATGTCGAAATTGCTTGCCGAACTTGAAGCCACCAATGGACAATTCGGCTTGCAGGTCATGTGCGCAGGTCACGGCATGGCAACGGCGACGATTATTGAAAGAATTCAGTAA